A region of Arabidopsis thaliana chromosome 5, partial sequence DNA encodes the following proteins:
- a CDS encoding lactate/malate dehydrogenase family protein (lactate/malate dehydrogenase family protein; FUNCTIONS IN: oxidoreductase activity, binding, malate dehydrogenase activity, catalytic activity, malate dehydrogenase (NADP+) activity; INVOLVED IN: oxidation reduction, malate metabolic process, carbohydrate metabolic process, metabolic process; LOCATED IN: in 6 components; EXPRESSED IN: 23 plant structures; EXPRESSED DURING: 14 growth stages; CONTAINS InterPro DOMAIN/s: Malate dehydrogenase, NAD/NADP (InterPro:IPR010945), Lactate/malate dehydrogenase, C-terminal (InterPro:IPR022383), Malate dehydrogenase, NADP-dependent, plants (InterPro:IPR011273), NAD(P)-binding domain (InterPro:IPR016040), Lactate/malate dehydrogenase, N-terminal (InterPro:IPR001236), Malate dehydrogenase, active site (InterPro:IPR001252), Lactate dehydrogenase/glycoside hydrolase, family 4, C-terminal (InterPro:IPR015955); BEST Arabidopsis thaliana protein match is: Lactate/malate dehydrogenase family protein (TAIR:AT5G56720.1); Has 10000 Blast hits to 9996 proteins in 2628 species: Archae - 125; Bacteria - 6319; Metazoa - 780; Fungi - 166; Plants - 568; Viruses - 0; Other Eukaryotes - 2042 (source: NCBI BLink).) → MAMAELSTPKTTSPFLNSSSRLRLSSKLHLSNHFRHLLLPPLHTTTPNSKISCSVSQNSQAPVAVQENGLVKTKKECYGVFCLTYDLKAEEETRSWKKLINIAVSGAAGMISNHLLFKLASGEVFGPDQPIALKLLGSERSIQALEGVAMELEDSLFPLLREVDIGTDPNEVFQDVEWAILIGAKPRGPGMERADLLDINGQIFAEQGKALNKAASPNVKVLVVGNPCNTNALICLKNAPNIPAKNFHALTRLDENRAKCQLALKAGVFYDKVSNMTIWGNHSTTQVPDFLNARINGLPVKEVITDHKWLEEGFTESVQKRGGLLIQKWGRSSAASTAVSIVDAIKSLVTPTPEGDWFSTGVYTDGNPYGIEEGLVFSMPCRSKGDGDYELVKDVEIDDYLRQRIAKSEAELLAEKRCVAHLTGEGIAYCDLGPVDTMLPGEV, encoded by the exons ATGGCCATGGCAGAGCTCTCAACCCCCAAAACGACGTCGCCTTTTCTCAACTCTTCGTCTCGGCTTCGTCTCTCTTCAAAATTGCACCTTTCAAACCACTTtcgccatcttcttcttccacctcTCCACACAACAACTCCCAACTCCAAAATCTCTTGCTCCGTTTCTCAAAA TAGCCAAGCTCCTGTTGCTGTGCAAGAAAATGGATtggtgaagacgaagaaagagTGTTATGGAGTGTTCTGCCTCACCTATGATCTTAAAGCT gaagaagagacaagaTCATGGAAGAAGTTAATTAATATTGCAGTTTCAGGTGCTGCAGGAATGATTTCTAACCATCTTCTCTTCAAA CTTGCTTCAGGGGAAGTATTTGGTCCAGATCAACCCATTGCATTGAAACTGCTAGGATCAGAGAGATCAATTCAAGCTCTTGAAGGTGTTGCAATGGAACTGGAGGATTCATTGTTCCCATTGTTGAGAGAAGTTGATATAGGAACAGATCCAAATGAAGTGTTCCAAGATGTGGAGTGGGCTATTCTGATTGGAGCAAAACCTCGAGGCCCTGGAATGGAACGTGCTGACTTGTTGGACATCAATGGCCAAATCTTTGCTGAGCAGGGCAAAGCTCTGAACAAAGCTGCCTCTCCTAACGTCAAGGTTCTTGTAGTGGGAAACCCTTGCAACACCAA TGCCTTGATTTGTCTTAAAAATGCTCCCAACATTCCTGCAAAGAACTTCCATGCCCTCACGAGGTTAGACGAAAATCGTGCCAAATGCCAG CTTGCTCTTAAAGCCGGTGTTTTCTATGACAAAGTGTCTAATATGACCATATGGGGAAATCACTCCACGACTCAG GTGCCAGACTTCTTAAATGCCAGAATTAATGGCCTGCCTGTGAAGGAGGTTATTACAGATCACAAATGGTTAGAAGAGGGATTCACTGAGAGTGTGCAGAAG AGAGGTGGGTTATTAATTCAGAAATGGGGTCGATCTTCTGCTGCTTCTACTGCTGTTTCCATTGTTGATGCTATAAAGTCTCTTGTAACTCCTACTCCTGAGGGTGATTGGTTTTCGACTGGG GTGTACACGGATGGAAATCCTTATGGTATTGAAGAGGGCCTTGTCTTCAGTATGCCATGCCGGTCGAAG GGAGATGGAGATTATGAACTTGTCAAGGATGTAGAAATTGATGACTACCTTCGCCAACGAATCGCCAAG TCGGAAGCGGAACTGTTGGCTGAGAAGAGATGTGTTGCACACCTCACTGGAGAG GGCATTGCCTACTGTGATCTTGGTCCGGTAGATACTATGCTTCCTGGGGAAGTTTGA
- a CDS encoding lactate/malate dehydrogenase family protein (lactate/malate dehydrogenase family protein; FUNCTIONS IN: in 6 functions; INVOLVED IN: in 6 processes; LOCATED IN: thylakoid, mitochondrion, apoplast, chloroplast; EXPRESSED IN: 23 plant structures; EXPRESSED DURING: 14 growth stages; CONTAINS InterPro DOMAIN/s: Malate dehydrogenase, NAD/NADP (InterPro:IPR010945), Lactate/malate dehydrogenase, C-terminal (InterPro:IPR022383), Malate dehydrogenase, NADP-dependent, plants (InterPro:IPR011273), NAD(P)-binding domain (InterPro:IPR016040), L-lactate/malate dehydrogenase (InterPro:IPR001557), Lactate/malate dehydrogenase, N-terminal (InterPro:IPR001236), Malate dehydrogenase, active site (InterPro:IPR001252), Lactate dehydrogenase/glycoside hydrolase, family 4, C-terminal (InterPro:IPR015955); BEST Arabidopsis thaliana protein match is: Lactate/malate dehydrogenase family protein (TAIR:AT5G56720.1); Has 35333 Blast hits to 34131 proteins in 2444 species: Archae - 798; Bacteria - 22429; Metazoa - 974; Fungi - 991; Plants - 531; Viruses - 0; Other Eukaryotes - 9610 (source: NCBI BLink).), with protein MISNHLLFKLASGEVFGPDQPIALKLLGSERSIQALEGVAMELEDSLFPLLREVDIGTDPNEVFQDVEWAILIGAKPRGPGMERADLLDINGQIFAEQGKALNKAASPNVKVLVVGNPCNTNALICLKNAPNIPAKNFHALTRLDENRAKCQLALKAGVFYDKVSNMTIWGNHSTTQVPDFLNARINGLPVKEVITDHKWLEEGFTESVQKRGGLLIQKWGRSSAASTAVSIVDAIKSLVTPTPEGDWFSTGVYTDGNPYGIEEGLVFSMPCRSKGDGDYELVKDVEIDDYLRQRIAKSEAELLAEKRCVAHLTGEGIAYCDLGPVDTMLPGEV; from the exons ATGATTTCTAACCATCTTCTCTTCAAA CTTGCTTCAGGGGAAGTATTTGGTCCAGATCAACCCATTGCATTGAAACTGCTAGGATCAGAGAGATCAATTCAAGCTCTTGAAGGTGTTGCAATGGAACTGGAGGATTCATTGTTCCCATTGTTGAGAGAAGTTGATATAGGAACAGATCCAAATGAAGTGTTCCAAGATGTGGAGTGGGCTATTCTGATTGGAGCAAAACCTCGAGGCCCTGGAATGGAACGTGCTGACTTGTTGGACATCAATGGCCAAATCTTTGCTGAGCAGGGCAAAGCTCTGAACAAAGCTGCCTCTCCTAACGTCAAGGTTCTTGTAGTGGGAAACCCTTGCAACACCAA TGCCTTGATTTGTCTTAAAAATGCTCCCAACATTCCTGCAAAGAACTTCCATGCCCTCACGAGGTTAGACGAAAATCGTGCCAAATGCCAG CTTGCTCTTAAAGCCGGTGTTTTCTATGACAAAGTGTCTAATATGACCATATGGGGAAATCACTCCACGACTCAG GTGCCAGACTTCTTAAATGCCAGAATTAATGGCCTGCCTGTGAAGGAGGTTATTACAGATCACAAATGGTTAGAAGAGGGATTCACTGAGAGTGTGCAGAAG AGAGGTGGGTTATTAATTCAGAAATGGGGTCGATCTTCTGCTGCTTCTACTGCTGTTTCCATTGTTGATGCTATAAAGTCTCTTGTAACTCCTACTCCTGAGGGTGATTGGTTTTCGACTGGG GTGTACACGGATGGAAATCCTTATGGTATTGAAGAGGGCCTTGTCTTCAGTATGCCATGCCGGTCGAAG GGAGATGGAGATTATGAACTTGTCAAGGATGTAGAAATTGATGACTACCTTCGCCAACGAATCGCCAAG TCGGAAGCGGAACTGTTGGCTGAGAAGAGATGTGTTGCACACCTCACTGGAGAG GGCATTGCCTACTGTGATCTTGGTCCGGTAGATACTATGCTTCCTGGGGAAGTTTGA
- a CDS encoding myb-like HTH transcriptional regulator family protein (myb-like HTH transcriptional regulator family protein; FUNCTIONS IN: DNA binding; INVOLVED IN: regulation of transcription; EXPRESSED IN: guard cell; CONTAINS InterPro DOMAIN/s: SANT, DNA-binding (InterPro:IPR001005), Homeodomain-like (InterPro:IPR009057), Myb, DNA-binding (InterPro:IPR014778), HTH transcriptional regulator, Myb-type, DNA-binding (InterPro:IPR017930), Homeodomain-related (InterPro:IPR012287); BEST Arabidopsis thaliana protein match is: TRF-like 5 (TAIR:AT1G15720.1).), whose product MEVIDQWVAEFFLLRQHNPRASPINLISALKLGDSSDCIKLKISSVLRDISNSLIRGTIDEGMLDLLEILEKLLLQQHSLLMDSHKSAYCWTATECTLRFMWPMFASDGLFTDALERIWTKRIGILKESGSDLVTCDLLKWESDLKKALGDPELYQRIRETNIRYTAISFLTQLLKEQWALLGSSSLESVAQRRFLKRKAVNVEGDVVDNRGDQSDVDESTRRFGSDTIDIANEARGEREDGNGIGRDNANDGEGMECLENDGIDNVNAADEEHTVSAQDQEHEPSLDKGDEMAARELKEYLVEIQGHIDPSTRQGEEPNSAIDHSVDVTPPPTRVNRTGTGCQDHNEASDNVNEKGSDSQETWSSRVRPRRPTPVTLSVSPLKKGGLAKPHVRRPKKFWKPEEVEALREGVKEYGKSWKDIKNGNPTVFAERTEVDLKDKWRNLVGG is encoded by the exons ATGGAGGTCATTGATCAATGGGTTGCTGAATTTTTCCTCCTTCGACAACACAATCCTAGGGCTTCCCCTATTAATCTGATTTCGGCGCTAAAATTAGGAGATTCCTCCGACTGCATAAAGCTCAAGATATCTTCCGTCTTGCGTGACATCTCCAATTCATTGATCCGAGGTACGATTGATGAGGGAATGCTCGATCTTCTCGAGATTCTTGAGAAGCTTCTCTTGCAGCAACATTCGCTACTCATGGATTCTCACAAGTCTGCTTATTGCTGGACGGCTACTGAGTGTACGCTTAGATTTATGTGGCCAATGTTTGCTTCGGATGGTTTGTTCACCGATGCGCTTGAGAGGATATGGACGAAGAGGATTGGGATTTTGAAGGAGAGTGGTAGCGATTTGGTGACTTGTGACTTGTTGAAATGGGAGAGTGATTTGAAGAAGGCCCTTGGAGATCCTGAGCTCTATCAGCGAATTCGTGAGACTAACATCAGGTACACTGCCATTTCCTTTCTCACTCAGCTTCTCAAAGAACAGTGGGCATTACTTGGGAGTTCCTCTCTTGAATCAGTAGCTCAAAGAAGGTTTCTTAAGCGCAAGGCTGTGAACGTAGAGGGTGATGTTGTTGACAACAGAGGGGATCAAAGTGATGTTGATGAAAGCACGAGACGTTTTGGGAGTGATACTATTGATATCGCCAACGAGGCGCGTGGTGAAAGGGAGGACGGGAATGGGATTGGTAGAGACAACGCTAATGATGGTGAAGGAATGGAATGTCTGGAGAATGATGGGATTGATAATGTGAATGCAGCAGACGAGGAGCACACAGTGAGTGCACAAGATCAGGAACATGAGCCAAGTCTTGATAAGGGAGACGAAATGGCTGCTCGAGAGCTGAAGGAATATTTAGTAGAGATTCAAGGACACATCGACCCTTCCACTAGGCAAGGGGAAGAACCTAACAGTGCAATTGATCACTCAGTAGATGTCACTCCTCCGCCTACTCGGGTGAATAGGACTGGAACAGGCTGTCAAGACCATAACGAAGCATCG GATAATGTAAATGAGAAAGGTTCGGATAGTCAGGAAACATGGTCTAGCAGAGTTCGGCCTCGTCGACCAACCCCTGTAACTCTGAGTGTATCTCCATTAAAGAAAGGCGGATTGGCGAAACCACATGTCAGGAGACCAAAGAAATTCTGGAAGCCAGAAGAAGTGGAAGCTCTGAGGGAAGGAGTAAAAGA GTATGGTAAATCATGGAAAGATATAAAGAATGGAAACCCTACAGTATTTGCGGAGAGGACAGAG GTGGATTTGAAAGATAAATGGAGGAACTTAGTCGGTGGGTAG
- the WNK4 gene encoding with no lysine (K) kinase 4 (with no lysine (K) kinase 4 (WNK4); FUNCTIONS IN: protein kinase activity, kinase activity; INVOLVED IN: protein amino acid phosphorylation; LOCATED IN: nucleus, cytoplasm; EXPRESSED IN: 22 plant structures; EXPRESSED DURING: 13 growth stages; CONTAINS InterPro DOMAIN/s: Protein kinase, catalytic domain (InterPro:IPR000719), Serine/threonine-protein kinase-like domain (InterPro:IPR017442), Protein kinase-like domain (InterPro:IPR011009), Serine/threonine-protein kinase, active site (InterPro:IPR008271); BEST Arabidopsis thaliana protein match is: with no lysine (K) kinase 5 (TAIR:AT3G51630.2); Has 1807 Blast hits to 1807 proteins in 277 species: Archae - 0; Bacteria - 0; Metazoa - 736; Fungi - 347; Plants - 385; Viruses - 0; Other Eukaryotes - 339 (source: NCBI BLink).) yields MNMNQVAEYVETDPTGRYGRFAEILGRGAMKTVYKAIDEKLGIEVAWSQVKLKEVLRSSVDLQRLYSEVHLLSTLNHKSIIRFYTSWIDVHNHTLNFITELFTSGTLRQYKNKYLRIDIRAIKSWARQILEGLVYLHEHDPPVIHRDLKCDNIFVNGHLGQVKIGDLGLARMLRDCHSAHSIIGTPEFMAPELYEENYNELIDVYSFGMCFLEMITSEFPYSECNHPAQIYKKVVGGKLPGAFYRVGDIEAQRFIGKCLVSASKRVSAKELLQDPFLASDESWMVYTSGAGNPKPFLNENEMDTLKLEDDELRTEMSIAGKLGAEDNKIDLEVQIAYDNGLANNVFFPFDIMNDTSIDVAKEMVKELEIIDWEPVEIAKMIDGAISSLVSDWKYEEDDETPHDHHRHRTDSFHSSSSHASSSQASLSNYMARGLQDWVQDDLHDETYSQSSSHSGSYSNLNYIAVDEYSSQSPVMSRTHNMTRFCPEESSHLQSGQANAYAASSSTNRSLASDNRTLTRNRSLVDVQRQLLHRSPGEEARKRRLFKTVGDVETVGFQSPYAVSRKPPSSRR; encoded by the exons ATGAATATGAATCAAGTTGCAGAGTATGTGGAAACTGATCCAACTGGTCGCTATGGACGT TTTGCAGAAATTCTTGGAAGGGGAGCGATGAAGACAGTGTACAAAGCAATCGACGAGAAGCTGGGAATAGAAGTAGCATGGAGCCAGGTGAAGCTTAAGGAGGTTCTGCGTTCCTCTGTTGATCTACAGAGGCTTTACTCCGAGGTTCATCTCCTCAGCACTCTCAACCACAAATCCATCATTCGTTTCTACACTTCCTGGATCGATGTTCATAACCACACTCTCAACTTCATCACCGAGTTGTTCACTTCAGGGACCCTCCGACA ATACAAAAATAAGTACTTGCGGATAGATATCCGAGCAATCAAGTCCTGGGCTCGGCAAATCTTGGAAGGGCTAGTTTATCTCCACGAGCACGACCCTCCTGTTATCCATAGAGACCTTAAGTGTGATAATATCTTTGTGAATGGGCATCTTGGACAAGTCAAAATTGGTGATCTTGGTCTTGCAAGAATGCTGCGGGACTGCCACTCGGCCCATAGCATCATTG GCACTCCTGAGTTCATGGCACCAGAATTATATGAGGAGAACTATAATGAACTCATTGACGTATATTCCTTTGGTATGTGCTTTTTGGAGATGATCACCTCTGAGTTCCCGTATAGTGAGTGCAACCATCCGGCACAGATTTACAAGAAAGTTGTTGGG GGAAAGCTACCAGGAGCATTTTACAGAGTTGGAGACATCGAGGCACAGAGGTTCATCGGGAAATGCCTCGTGTCTGCCTCAAAGAGAGTATCAGCAAAAGAACTATTGCAAGATCCATTTCTTGCCTCCGATGAGTCCTGGATGGTATACACGAGCGGTGCTGGGAATCCAAAGCCCTTCTTGAACGAGAATGAAATGGACACACTGAAGTTGGAAGATGATGAGTTAAGGACCGAGATGTCCATCGCTGGGAAGCTGGGCGCTGAAGATAACAAAATCGATCTGGAAGTACAAATCGCATATGATAATG gTCTGGCCAATAATGTATTCTTTCCCTTTGACATCATGAATGATACTTCCATTGATGTTGCAAAGGAGATGGTAAAAGAACTCGAAATTATAGATTGGGAGCCAGTCGAGATTGCTAAAATGATTGATGGAGCGATTTCTTCTTTGGTGTCTGATTGGAAGtatgaggaagatgatgaaacccctcatgatcatcatcgtcatcgtACCGATTCTtttcactcttcttcctcGCACGCGTCATCTTCCCAAGCTTCACTCTCGAACTATATGGCTCGAGGCCTTCAAGATTGGGTACAAG ATGATTTACACGATGAGACGTATTCTCAGAGTTCTTCCCATTCAGGGTCTTACTCCAACCTCAACTACATAGCTGTTGATGAGTACAGCTCCCAATCTCCTGTTATGAGCAGAACTCACAACATGACGAGGTTTTGCCCCGAAGAAAGCTCTCATCTACAGTCAGGACAAGCCAACGCGTATGCAGCTTCCAGTTCAACTAACAGAAGCTTGGCTTCAGACAACCGCACACTTACAAGGAACCGATCACTTGTAGACGTGCAGAGACAGTTACTGCACCGGTCGCCAGGGGAAGAGgctagaaaaagaagattgttCAAAACTGTTGGAGACGTAGAAACAGTTGGGTTTCAGTCACCTTATGCGGTTTCACGGAAGCCACCAAGCTCAAGGCGCTAG
- the OFP3 gene encoding ovate family protein 3 (ovate family protein 3 (OFP3); CONTAINS InterPro DOMAIN/s: Protein of unknown function DUF623 (InterPro:IPR006458); BEST Arabidopsis thaliana protein match is: ovate family protein 4 (TAIR:AT1G06920.1); Has 1807 Blast hits to 1807 proteins in 277 species: Archae - 0; Bacteria - 0; Metazoa - 736; Fungi - 347; Plants - 385; Viruses - 0; Other Eukaryotes - 339 (source: NCBI BLink).), which yields MKQKMGTHKFRFSDMMPHSWLYKLKGMSRSSRKHHLSSPKHLSSADASSSRKLRDPLRRLSSTAHHPQASNSPPKSSSFKRKIKRKTVYKPSSRLKLSTSSSLNHRSKSSSSANAISDSAVGSFLDRVSSPSDQNFVHDPEPHSSIDIKDELSVRKLDDVPEDPSVSPNLSPETAKEPPFEMMTQQKLKKPKAHSSGIKIPTKIVRKKKKERTSQVSKKKGVVKSFAIVLSSVDPEKDFRESMVEMIMENKMREQKDLEDLLACYLSLNSSEYHDVIIKAFENTWLHLTQGLSISL from the coding sequence aTGAAACAGAAAATGGGGACTCACAAGTTCAGATTTTCAGACATGATGCCTCATTCATGGCTCTATAAGCTCAAAGGGATGAGCAGAAGTAGCAGAAAAcaccatctttcttctcccAAACATCTCTCCTCCGCTgatgcttcttcctcaagAAAGCTCCGGGACCCTCTTCGACGTCTTTCTTCGACTGCTCATCATCCTCAAGCTTCTAATTCACCTcccaaatcttcttctttcaagagaaaaatcaaacgTAAAACCGTTTACAAGCCTTCCTCAAGGCTCAAGCTCTCTACCTCTTCCTCTCTAAATCATCGCTCTAAGTCATCATCCTCTGCAAATGCAATCTCCGATTCCGCCGTTGGAAGCTTCTTAGATCGTGTATCATCTCCTTCTGACCAAAACTTTGTACATGATCCTGAACCGCATTCATCAATTGACATTAAGGACGAGCTCTCTGTGAGGAAGCTTGATGATGTGCCTGAAGATCCTTCAGTTTCACCAAACTTGAGTCCTGAGACTGCAAAGGAACCACCCTTTGAGATGATGACACAGCAGAAACTGAAGAAACCGAAAGCTCATTCGTCAGGGATAAAGATTCCCACGAAGATcgtgagaaagaagaaaaaggaaagaacgTCCCAGGTATCGAAGAAAAAGGGGGTTGTAAAGAGCTTTGCGATAGTTCTGTCTTCGGTGGATCCTGAGAAAGATTTCAGAGAATCCATGGTTGAGATGATTATGGAGAACAAGATGAGGGAACAGAAAGATCTGGAAGATCTTCTAGCATGTTATCTTTCATTGAATTCGAGCGAGTATCATGACGTTATCATCAAGGCTTTCGAGAATACATGGTTACATTTGACTCAAGgactctctatctctctctga